One stretch of Falco naumanni isolate bFalNau1 chromosome 7, bFalNau1.pat, whole genome shotgun sequence DNA includes these proteins:
- the RBPMS2 gene encoding RNA-binding protein with multiple splicing 2 — translation MSNLNKDTEHTNGSGNVEEEVRTLFVSGLPVDIKPRELYLLFRPFKGYEGSLIKLTSKQPVGFVTFDSRAGAEAAKNALNGIRFDPENPQTLRLEFAKANTKMAKSKLMATPNPTNIHPALGAHFIARDPYDLTGAALIPASPEAWAPYPLYTTELTPAIPHAAFTYPAAAAAAAALHAQMRWYPPSEATQQGWKSRQFC, via the exons atgAGCAACCTCAACAAGGACACCGAGCACACCAACGGCAGCGGCAACGTCGAGGAGGAG GTACGTACGCTGTTTGTCAGTGGCCTTCCTGTGGATATCAAGCCCAGAGAGCTCTACCTACTCTTCCGACCATTCAAG ggTTATGAAGGGTCACTGATCAAGCTAACTTCAAAGCAG CCAGTTGGCTTTGTGACCTTTGACAGCCGGGCTGGTGCTGAAGCAGCAAAGAACGCCTTGAAT GGCATCCGCTTTGACCCAGAGAACCCCCAGACCTTGCGGTTAGAGTTTGCTAAAGCCAACACAAAGATGGCCAAGAGCAAGCTGATGGCCACACCAAACCCCACCAATATCCACCCTGCCTTGGGTGCACACTTCATTGCACGGGACCCCT ATGACCTGACTGGAGCGGCTCTTATTCCAGCATCCCCAGAAGCATGGGCTCCCTACCCACTGTACACCACGGAGCTGACCCCCGCCATCCCCCATGCTGCCTTCACGTAcccggcagctgctgctgcggctgctgctctTCACGCTCAG